Proteins encoded in a region of the Methanomassiliicoccales archaeon genome:
- a CDS encoding flavodoxin domain-containing protein has product MKALIVYESKYGNTEKIALAISSGMKEVGMTDVVVKKADDAASEDFKSADVWVVGGPTHIMSATGGPKSALKTGIKSGLEGKKATFFDTRFKNAKSGGAEKLKSIAEKEGLRLAVEPEAFIVTSTQGPLAEGEEAKAAQFGRKIAGLLRG; this is encoded by the coding sequence ATGAAAGCACTCATCGTCTACGAATCAAAGTACGGCAACACGGAGAAGATTGCGCTCGCCATCTCATCTGGCATGAAAGAAGTGGGCATGACCGACGTGGTGGTGAAGAAGGCGGATGATGCCGCAAGCGAGGACTTCAAGTCCGCGGATGTCTGGGTCGTCGGAGGGCCAACGCACATCATGAGCGCCACGGGCGGTCCCAAGAGCGCCCTCAAGACGGGCATCAAGTCCGGCTTGGAAGGCAAGAAGGCGACCTTCTTCGATACGCGCTTCAAGAATGCGAAGAGCGGCGGCGCTGAGAAGCTGAAGAGCATAGCGGAAAAGGAAGGGCTGAGACTGGCGGTCGAGCCCGAGGCGTTCATCGTGACGAGCACGCAGGGACCGCTGGCAGAAGGCGAGGAAGCGAAGGCGGCGCAGTTCGGACGCAAGATCGCTGGCTTGCTCCGAGGCTAG
- a CDS encoding sulfite exporter TauE/SafE family protein — translation MDALAALGILGFSVLAGLIGAIFGLGGGIIIIPSLTLLFGYPMQLAIGASLIAVIASSTGAATHYVDQGLTNIRLAMVLEVATTLGAVIGALIAVYLNQAVLAFAFALILIYAAYYMLTKPESVCTCPPGPCGPLDLSCSYVDKAEGKEIEYGVKELGKGMAASAGAGGISGLLGVGGGIIKVPVMNLWMGVPMRAACATSNFMIGVTALAGAIVHYGYGDVVPVLAAVVAVGVFAGASIGTRLADRLCGPNLKKTFAVILGFVSLLMLLKAVGVM, via the coding sequence ATGGACGCCTTGGCAGCCCTGGGCATTCTGGGATTCTCAGTGCTAGCCGGGCTCATCGGTGCCATCTTCGGCCTGGGAGGGGGCATCATCATCATTCCCTCCCTCACTCTATTGTTCGGCTATCCGATGCAGCTGGCCATCGGAGCGAGCCTCATAGCCGTCATCGCTTCTTCCACCGGAGCGGCCACGCACTACGTTGACCAGGGACTGACCAATATCCGCTTGGCCATGGTGCTGGAGGTGGCCACGACCCTGGGTGCGGTCATCGGGGCGCTGATAGCGGTCTATCTCAATCAGGCCGTCCTGGCGTTCGCTTTCGCATTGATCCTCATCTACGCCGCCTACTACATGCTCACCAAGCCCGAATCCGTCTGCACCTGCCCTCCCGGCCCGTGTGGACCGCTGGACCTGAGCTGCTCCTACGTTGACAAGGCGGAGGGAAAGGAGATCGAGTACGGCGTCAAGGAGCTAGGGAAAGGAATGGCGGCATCCGCAGGCGCAGGAGGCATCTCCGGCCTGCTCGGGGTGGGCGGGGGCATCATCAAAGTGCCGGTGATGAACCTGTGGATGGGCGTTCCCATGAGGGCGGCATGCGCCACCAGCAACTTCATGATCGGTGTCACCGCCTTGGCGGGAGCGATAGTGCACTACGGCTACGGGGACGTGGTGCCGGTGCTGGCCGCGGTCGTGGCGGTGGGCGTCTTCGCTGGCGCCTCCATCGGCACGCGCCTGGCCGACCGCCTATGTGGACCGAATCTGAAGAAGACTTTCGCTGTCATCCTAGGATTCGTCTCCCTGCTCATGTTGCTGAAAGCCGTGGGGGTGATGTGA
- a CDS encoding DUF308 domain-containing protein, whose amino-acid sequence MPSIEEFCNDLFQGKKSVDVPKDQVSEVSSSWYRSKYDLPHKGSQGAMRNGRLHAHDMGDHYSVHLDRIDPKLHGMEHLIVDAPLVFFIWNAFANVVALVKDSLKEGAEQSADTKNYSESKFAGRLLVGIGLVIIGSLIAFDPAIGIVPTIYLLPFVLMLLGATTIIEARRSKKGGMQKTNLTLGVLAVVAGFVAMLFIWLEVILLILFLAYYTLSTASYFLRHPGNVAAEFAGKYIPMAIGVVSLILGVLLLIETRLALDIIYAILGVLIIAFGGSRIISALILRQARKNGAKA is encoded by the coding sequence ATGCCGTCGATCGAGGAATTCTGCAACGATCTCTTTCAGGGCAAGAAGTCGGTCGACGTGCCCAAGGACCAGGTCTCCGAGGTGTCGTCAAGCTGGTACAGGTCCAAGTACGACCTGCCCCACAAGGGGAGTCAGGGTGCAATGAGGAACGGAAGGTTGCACGCCCACGACATGGGTGATCACTACTCCGTGCACTTGGATCGCATCGATCCCAAGCTCCACGGGATGGAGCACCTGATCGTCGACGCCCCTTTGGTCTTCTTCATCTGGAACGCCTTCGCGAACGTAGTCGCATTGGTCAAGGACTCGCTAAAGGAAGGCGCGGAGCAGAGCGCGGACACCAAGAACTACAGCGAGAGCAAGTTCGCTGGCAGGCTGCTCGTCGGCATCGGGCTGGTCATCATTGGTTCTCTGATCGCGTTCGACCCGGCCATCGGCATCGTCCCTACGATCTACCTTCTCCCCTTCGTGCTGATGCTTCTAGGGGCCACGACCATCATCGAGGCAAGGAGGTCGAAGAAGGGAGGGATGCAGAAGACCAATCTGACCCTGGGGGTGCTGGCGGTCGTGGCCGGTTTTGTAGCCATGTTGTTCATCTGGCTCGAGGTCATCCTGCTCATCCTGTTCCTGGCTTACTACACGCTATCGACCGCATCCTACTTCCTCCGCCATCCTGGGAACGTGGCGGCGGAGTTCGCGGGCAAATACATCCCCATGGCGATCGGTGTGGTGTCGCTCATTCTTGGAGTCCTTCTGCTGATCGAGACGAGGCTCGCGCTCGACATCATCTACGCGATACTGGGAGTTCTGATCATCGCTTTCGGAGGGAGCAGGATCATATCCGCGCTCATCCTCAGACAGGCGAGGAAGAATGGTGCAAAGGCCTGA
- a CDS encoding THUMP domain-containing protein, producing MRLILVRYAELGLKSRAVRKRFEQILVSNMLSALAQAEVEAVVTTEQGRVFVETERIETAIEALIRVFGVASVSPVEKTQSDMASMQRTAAELSLPLLKAEQSFAVRARRVGHHQYSSMDVGREVGSAIYLANEEKKVRVDLSHPDLEFFVEVREGSAYLFSVYVPGPGGLPLGSQGRALALLEKERDALAAWLIMKRGCRVIGVACAGSPVPEILRRWDPEMKFIEPGDWEELVKRQKALAVIFGYGVEDFEKMKKTKVPVPAFFPLSGMSAEEIEKGLRGIEG from the coding sequence GTGCGCCTGATCCTCGTGCGGTATGCTGAGCTGGGCCTGAAGTCCAGGGCGGTGCGGAAGCGCTTCGAACAGATACTGGTATCGAACATGCTCTCCGCTCTCGCCCAAGCGGAAGTGGAGGCGGTCGTCACCACCGAGCAGGGCCGGGTGTTCGTGGAGACGGAGAGGATCGAGACGGCCATCGAAGCTCTGATCAGAGTGTTCGGCGTGGCCTCCGTCTCTCCCGTTGAGAAGACCCAGAGCGACATGGCCTCGATGCAGAGGACGGCCGCAGAGCTCTCTCTTCCGCTTCTGAAGGCGGAGCAGAGTTTCGCCGTGCGTGCGAGGCGGGTAGGACATCACCAGTACTCGAGCATGGACGTGGGACGGGAGGTCGGTTCGGCCATCTACCTGGCGAACGAGGAGAAGAAGGTGCGCGTCGATCTCTCTCATCCTGATCTGGAATTCTTCGTCGAGGTGCGGGAAGGCTCCGCCTATCTCTTCTCCGTCTACGTCCCTGGTCCGGGAGGATTGCCATTAGGCAGCCAGGGACGTGCCCTCGCTCTCTTGGAGAAGGAGAGGGACGCTCTGGCCGCCTGGCTGATCATGAAGCGCGGCTGCCGCGTCATCGGAGTGGCATGCGCGGGCAGCCCCGTTCCCGAGATCCTGCGCCGCTGGGACCCGGAGATGAAGTTCATCGAACCTGGCGACTGGGAGGAGCTGGTCAAGAGGCAGAAAGCTCTGGCGGTGATCTTCGGCTACGGCGTGGAGGATTTCGAGAAAATGAAGAAAACGAAGGTCCCCGTGCCAGCGTTCTTTCCGCTGTCGGGGATGTCCGCCGAAGAGATCGAGAAGGGTTTGAGAGGGATAGAAGGGTAA
- the ppk1 gene encoding polyphosphate kinase 1, whose product MVDSSELKPGQALCRTAEGLERCDLYINRELSSLEFNRRVLEEAMDPSHPLLERVKFLAICSSNLDEFFMSRVSDLRRQLVRGAIKPTADGLTPAQTLDAVRAELMGILDGHARCWKDELLPKLKDAGIHIHRWNELKEEQRGALRQLFEREIYPTLTPLAFDASHPFPFLSNLTINLAVVMLNCQRKDCFARVKVPVSTFSRLIAIPEESCAEDLLAGKRVLNFVLLEDLIAANLDLLFPGLEVVSSYPFRIARDAEIEIQLEDEDDLLTAVEEGVESRRIGPPVRLEVDRSMPEYMREMLARKLDLPRYLVFQMEAPLGLVDLWQLHGVERPELKDRPFIQHVSPDLASNEGIFEALRKHDRLLYHPYDSFAPVVGFLQQAAHDPDVLAIKISLYRIDKHSPVIDALIQARKNGKQVAAVVELKAKFDEENNISYARALEQEGVHVVYGPVDLKVHAKICLVVRKEGGGIVRYCHLSSGNYNNVTTRTYGDLGYFTVNHEIGMDVSNLFNALTGYAEQVNYRQLLVAPRGLRSGMLDRIHREIERHREFGDGHLAFKLNGLLDKEIIKSLYQASQEGVRAELSVRGLCSLRPGVKGVSENITVTSVVGRFLEHARIFYFHNGGQEEVLIGSSDLMPRNLDRRVELLFPVQDDAIRKALVQSILATHLRDNVKARRLLPDGSYVRVQPSSGETLMDSQRWLLEHRGVWHVRG is encoded by the coding sequence ATGGTCGACTCCAGCGAACTGAAGCCCGGGCAGGCGCTCTGCCGCACGGCGGAAGGGCTGGAGCGGTGCGATCTTTACATCAACCGCGAGCTCTCGTCACTGGAGTTCAACCGGCGGGTTCTGGAGGAGGCGATGGATCCCTCCCATCCGTTGCTGGAGAGGGTCAAGTTCCTGGCCATTTGCAGCTCCAACCTGGACGAGTTCTTCATGTCCCGGGTCTCGGACCTGCGTCGGCAACTGGTCCGCGGCGCCATCAAGCCCACCGCCGATGGCCTCACGCCGGCGCAGACCTTGGACGCCGTCCGGGCGGAGCTAATGGGCATATTGGACGGGCACGCACGCTGCTGGAAGGATGAACTGCTCCCCAAGCTCAAGGACGCGGGCATCCACATCCATCGTTGGAACGAGCTCAAGGAGGAGCAGAGAGGCGCGTTGCGGCAGCTTTTCGAGAGGGAGATCTATCCTACCTTGACCCCGCTGGCCTTCGATGCCTCGCATCCCTTTCCATTCCTTTCCAACCTGACCATCAATCTCGCGGTGGTGATGCTCAACTGCCAGCGCAAGGACTGCTTCGCCCGGGTCAAGGTCCCGGTGAGCACCTTCTCCCGCCTGATCGCCATCCCCGAGGAGAGCTGCGCCGAGGACCTTCTGGCCGGAAAGCGAGTGCTGAACTTCGTCCTCCTGGAGGACCTCATCGCCGCCAACCTGGACCTTCTATTCCCGGGATTGGAGGTCGTCTCCTCCTATCCTTTCAGGATCGCCAGGGATGCGGAGATAGAGATCCAGTTGGAGGACGAGGACGACCTGCTCACCGCGGTGGAGGAGGGTGTGGAGAGCAGACGCATCGGCCCTCCGGTGCGTCTGGAGGTGGACCGCTCCATGCCCGAATACATGAGGGAGATGCTCGCTCGCAAGCTCGATCTTCCCCGGTACCTGGTCTTCCAGATGGAGGCGCCCCTGGGCCTGGTGGATCTCTGGCAGCTGCATGGAGTGGAAAGGCCAGAGCTGAAGGATCGGCCTTTCATACAGCACGTCTCTCCCGACCTGGCGAGCAACGAAGGTATATTCGAGGCGCTGCGCAAGCACGATCGTCTACTGTACCATCCTTATGATTCGTTCGCGCCGGTGGTGGGCTTCCTGCAGCAGGCGGCCCATGACCCGGACGTGTTGGCGATCAAGATCTCGCTCTATCGCATCGACAAGCATTCGCCGGTGATCGACGCCCTCATCCAGGCGCGCAAGAACGGCAAGCAGGTTGCGGCGGTTGTGGAACTCAAGGCCAAGTTCGACGAGGAGAACAACATCTCCTATGCCCGGGCGCTGGAGCAGGAGGGGGTGCACGTGGTCTATGGGCCCGTGGACCTCAAAGTGCATGCCAAGATCTGCCTGGTGGTGCGCAAGGAGGGGGGCGGCATCGTGCGCTACTGCCACCTAAGCTCGGGCAACTACAACAACGTCACCACCCGCACCTACGGAGACCTGGGATACTTCACCGTCAACCATGAGATAGGGATGGACGTCTCCAATCTCTTCAACGCCCTCACCGGCTACGCGGAGCAGGTGAACTACCGCCAGCTATTGGTCGCTCCCCGCGGCCTTCGCTCGGGCATGCTGGACCGCATCCACCGGGAGATCGAGCGCCACCGGGAGTTCGGCGACGGACATTTGGCATTCAAGCTCAACGGGCTGCTGGACAAGGAGATCATCAAGTCCCTCTACCAGGCATCGCAGGAAGGCGTGCGAGCAGAGCTGAGCGTGCGTGGTCTTTGCTCCCTCCGCCCCGGCGTCAAGGGAGTGAGCGAGAACATCACCGTCACCAGTGTGGTCGGCCGCTTCCTGGAGCACGCGCGCATCTTCTATTTCCACAACGGCGGGCAAGAGGAAGTGTTGATTGGCAGCAGCGACCTCATGCCCCGCAACCTGGACCGAAGGGTGGAGCTTCTCTTCCCCGTCCAGGACGATGCCATCCGGAAGGCTTTGGTCCAGAGCATCTTGGCCACGCATCTCCGTGACAATGTCAAAGCGAGGAGGCTATTGCCGGACGGCAGTTACGTGCGCGTCCAGCCCTCCTCCGGCGAAACGCTCATGGACTCGCAGCGTTGGCTGCTGGAGCACCGGGGGGTGTGGCATGTACGGGGATGA
- a CDS encoding MFS transporter: MGLSKERSDRWYYTFLPYNVAGGSTSPLIPLFVTEGLKGTVAQVGIISAISSVASVPANILWGNLSDTTKRRKVFVLIGFLGLAVALLLMGLSMDMGTYYFANFVLGAIAAAAAPVGTVLILESFAKEEWAKRIGDFSRVGGIGWVVGLLLGTLWLGMADSLGSTVTAMRALFVVASGLALLSVFLAIKWVPEPKKKMERSELDSASKLPIISFERGRYTPSRLLHIVKLSAKNMHPRNFPRNLKIYYVVMILAFAGFLTFYVGLPIFLKNQMGLSVPEVFIVYIASSVTSALVYSRAGAWASSKGGKRMQMLAFSGRIVLFPTFFVVTLVHVPLLALLALMCLLHSLIGLCWAVLSVAGNALVSDMAYGDFRTESLGVYNSIIGIGAIAGSLIGGLVADAYGFLPTFLVASTFVASALLLLLALNVEKVEGIEPKANEG; the protein is encoded by the coding sequence ATGGGCTTGTCAAAGGAACGCAGCGACCGCTGGTATTATACCTTCCTGCCATACAACGTGGCGGGAGGGAGCACCTCGCCGCTCATTCCGCTCTTCGTGACCGAGGGTCTCAAGGGCACGGTGGCGCAGGTGGGCATCATCAGCGCCATCTCTTCCGTCGCCAGCGTACCGGCCAACATCCTCTGGGGCAACCTCTCCGATACCACCAAGAGGCGAAAGGTGTTCGTGCTCATCGGTTTCCTTGGCCTGGCCGTGGCGCTGTTGCTCATGGGCTTGTCCATGGACATGGGCACCTACTACTTCGCCAATTTCGTGCTCGGGGCCATCGCCGCTGCCGCAGCGCCGGTCGGCACGGTCCTCATCCTGGAATCCTTCGCCAAGGAGGAATGGGCGAAGCGAATAGGGGACTTCTCCCGAGTGGGCGGCATAGGCTGGGTGGTCGGCCTGCTGCTGGGGACGCTCTGGCTGGGGATGGCCGATAGCCTGGGCTCGACGGTCACCGCAATGCGCGCGCTCTTCGTGGTGGCGAGCGGTCTGGCGCTGCTCTCGGTCTTCCTGGCCATCAAATGGGTGCCCGAACCGAAGAAGAAAATGGAGCGCAGCGAGCTGGACAGCGCCTCCAAGCTGCCCATCATCTCCTTCGAGCGCGGCCGATACACTCCATCCAGGCTGCTGCACATCGTCAAGCTCAGCGCCAAGAACATGCACCCCCGCAACTTCCCCCGGAACCTCAAGATCTACTATGTGGTGATGATACTGGCGTTCGCCGGCTTCCTCACCTTCTACGTCGGTCTGCCGATATTCCTCAAGAACCAGATGGGTCTGTCCGTGCCGGAGGTGTTCATCGTCTATATCGCCAGCAGCGTCACTTCCGCCCTCGTCTATTCGCGGGCGGGAGCTTGGGCCTCGTCCAAAGGGGGCAAGAGGATGCAGATGCTCGCCTTCTCCGGACGGATCGTGCTCTTCCCCACGTTCTTCGTCGTCACCCTAGTGCACGTTCCGCTGCTCGCGCTCCTGGCGCTCATGTGCCTGCTGCATTCGCTCATTGGGCTTTGCTGGGCGGTGCTCAGTGTGGCCGGCAACGCTCTCGTCTCCGACATGGCCTACGGCGACTTCCGCACCGAGTCTCTAGGAGTGTACAATTCCATCATCGGGATAGGGGCGATCGCAGGCAGCCTAATCGGCGGCCTGGTGGCGGACGCCTACGGCTTCCTGCCGACGTTCCTGGTGGCCTCGACCTTCGTCGCCAGCGCGCTCTTGCTGCTCCTGGCGCTGAACGTGGAGAAGGTGGAGGGCATCGAACCGAAGGCCAATGAAGGATGA
- a CDS encoding DUF1634 domain-containing protein, whose amino-acid sequence MPTPALNRRISFVLLSGMVLSLSLMAVGLALYALNPGASKDVALGPIEAIRALMSGDPLGLVDLGIMLLIATPLARLIVALWQFARGREWKMVVVAILVLSVVAVAVLLGGR is encoded by the coding sequence ATGCCGACGCCCGCTCTTAACCGGCGCATCAGCTTCGTGCTGTTGAGCGGAATGGTGCTTAGCCTTAGCCTGATGGCTGTAGGACTTGCTCTCTACGCTCTCAACCCTGGCGCCAGCAAGGATGTGGCCCTCGGTCCCATCGAAGCGATCCGAGCCCTGATGAGCGGCGATCCGCTCGGGCTGGTTGACCTGGGTATCATGTTGCTCATCGCCACTCCGCTGGCGAGGCTGATCGTGGCCTTGTGGCAGTTCGCCCGGGGAAGGGAGTGGAAGATGGTCGTGGTGGCAATTCTAGTGCTAAGCGTAGTGGCGGTGGCCGTGCTCCTTGGGGGAAGGTGA
- a CDS encoding 50S ribosomal protein L15e: protein MAENAPKREVAEEEVEKKAPSGKSFYHYIGEAWKVPSKSYVNDLMWERKIEWRKEENFGRIERPTRLDRARTLGYKAKQGIIMVRGRVRKGGLRKHQIRKGRRAKRRGINKITMKKSLQRICEERAAKRYPNLEVLNSYWVGEDGKHVWYEVIMLDKHHPVIANDPVYKWITEPQHKGRVYRGLTSSGVRGRGLRNKGRGAEKNRPSLGAHDRQGN from the coding sequence ATGGCAGAGAATGCGCCTAAGCGCGAGGTCGCCGAGGAAGAGGTGGAGAAGAAAGCTCCATCAGGCAAGAGCTTCTACCACTACATCGGCGAGGCCTGGAAGGTACCGAGCAAGAGCTACGTGAACGATCTCATGTGGGAACGCAAGATCGAGTGGCGCAAGGAGGAGAACTTCGGGCGCATCGAGCGACCCACGAGGTTGGACCGGGCTCGGACACTGGGCTACAAGGCCAAGCAGGGCATCATCATGGTCCGGGGGCGGGTGCGCAAGGGCGGCCTGCGGAAGCACCAGATCAGGAAGGGTCGCCGGGCCAAGCGCCGGGGCATCAACAAGATCACTATGAAGAAGAGCTTGCAGCGCATCTGCGAGGAGCGCGCGGCCAAGAGGTACCCGAACCTAGAGGTGCTCAACTCCTACTGGGTCGGCGAGGACGGCAAGCACGTGTGGTACGAGGTCATCATGCTGGACAAGCACCACCCGGTCATTGCCAACGACCCGGTGTACAAGTGGATCACCGAGCCGCAGCATAAGGGAAGGGTTTATCGCGGTCTGACCAGCTCCGGCGTGCGCGGACGTGGCCTGAGGAACAAGGGCAGAGGGGCCGAAAAGAACAGGCCTTCCCTCGGAGCACATGACCGGCAGGGCAACTGA
- a CDS encoding DNA polymerase II yields MKGTWDVRLITATYKRPSENELVIEMFGKTREGESITIRYSGFMPYFHVFGASEELVEGLRKDRDVLKVEWIDLFHRGQVKRSAQVTVRYPGLVPEFRDKIRQRFEVLAADIPFHRRFIFDHDMGTCIRVHGEAIKSDAYTTDLVVEMESIDGRARFDDIPAFSPEIKIMAFDVENSITDGHLYTICYFVKDGSGLRPGEPIWGSEKEIIERFTAAIQKEDPDVVTGYNIDGYDIPTIIERARKVGIKRLDWGRDKSEPRNVYQRFWRLNGRLVADAWWAVKKDLKPKQETLNAVAKELLGEQKLDVNMGMKVDADYDPRRIDKEWEADRERILAYCTRDAELSLRILDRLGTIRRAMDMATVSRLPLDDVLNTGSSFLIDSILIRAADRRVPRVGVPMTGSFKEVEAIEGGYVHEFKPGLYHWVCVLDFKSMYPSLIIAKNICFTTLDATGNEGKIISPMGVHFMSREQRPGLLPKILQDLMRERDETKRKMKDAKDEEERRYYDGLQQAIKILMNSFYGVFASSFYRFTDRSIGSSITSFARETTKGIISSLEGEGFKVIYSDTDSIFVQSPTPELEASVRFGKDVAERFSKEGGQLEFEKILEPLFSHGKKKRYVGRLIWPKKEDELLIRGYETRRTDSFDLQSELLTEVFEQVLNENSEEAVRVARSVVQEVMAGKVPIEKLVISRSVKEFSTYDNPKRLAHVQAAEKLMAMGYEFVPGMKVSWIVTNSRKTPQEIAPYVFGRKFDAVPDWKYYAERLAQSVARATENFGWTEKDLMTGSQQADLFSQSFHDDGDRTNTEENKPKKKEGVKKTDQKLNLDHFM; encoded by the coding sequence ATGAAAGGCACCTGGGACGTAAGGCTGATAACCGCCACCTACAAGCGGCCGAGCGAGAACGAGCTCGTCATCGAGATGTTTGGCAAGACCCGCGAGGGCGAGTCGATTACCATTCGGTACTCGGGTTTCATGCCCTACTTCCACGTCTTCGGGGCGAGCGAAGAGCTGGTAGAGGGCCTGCGCAAGGACCGGGACGTGCTCAAGGTGGAGTGGATCGACCTCTTCCACCGAGGCCAGGTCAAGCGGAGCGCGCAGGTGACGGTGCGCTATCCTGGCCTGGTGCCTGAGTTCAGGGACAAGATCAGGCAGCGTTTCGAGGTACTGGCCGCCGACATCCCGTTCCATAGGCGCTTCATCTTCGACCACGACATGGGCACCTGCATCCGGGTGCACGGGGAAGCGATCAAGAGCGACGCCTACACCACCGACCTGGTGGTGGAGATGGAATCAATCGACGGCCGAGCGCGCTTCGATGATATTCCGGCTTTCTCCCCAGAGATCAAGATCATGGCCTTCGACGTCGAGAATTCCATCACCGACGGCCACCTGTACACCATCTGCTACTTCGTGAAGGACGGCTCGGGGTTAAGGCCGGGCGAGCCCATCTGGGGATCGGAGAAGGAGATAATCGAGAGGTTCACCGCCGCCATCCAGAAGGAAGATCCGGACGTGGTCACGGGCTACAACATCGATGGCTACGACATCCCGACCATCATCGAGCGGGCGAGGAAGGTCGGCATCAAGCGATTGGACTGGGGTCGGGACAAGAGCGAGCCTCGCAACGTTTACCAACGGTTCTGGCGCCTGAACGGACGTCTGGTGGCGGACGCCTGGTGGGCGGTGAAGAAGGACCTCAAGCCTAAGCAAGAGACCTTGAACGCAGTGGCGAAGGAGCTGCTGGGCGAGCAGAAGCTGGACGTGAACATGGGCATGAAGGTGGACGCGGACTACGACCCTCGTCGCATAGACAAGGAGTGGGAGGCGGACCGCGAGCGCATCCTGGCCTACTGCACTCGGGACGCGGAGCTCTCGTTGCGCATCCTGGATCGGCTCGGGACGATCAGGAGGGCGATGGACATGGCCACGGTCTCCCGCCTGCCTTTGGACGATGTGCTCAACACCGGCTCCTCCTTCCTCATAGATTCCATCCTCATCCGGGCGGCGGACCGCCGCGTTCCCCGGGTCGGAGTGCCGATGACCGGCTCCTTCAAGGAGGTGGAGGCGATCGAAGGGGGCTACGTGCACGAGTTCAAGCCGGGGCTCTATCACTGGGTGTGCGTCCTGGACTTCAAGTCCATGTACCCCTCGCTCATCATCGCCAAGAACATCTGCTTCACCACTCTTGATGCGACGGGCAACGAGGGCAAGATCATCTCACCCATGGGCGTGCACTTCATGAGCCGGGAGCAGCGCCCCGGCCTGTTGCCGAAGATCCTCCAGGACCTGATGAGGGAGAGGGACGAGACCAAGCGCAAGATGAAGGATGCCAAGGACGAGGAGGAGAGGCGCTACTACGACGGCCTGCAGCAGGCCATCAAGATCCTCATGAACTCCTTCTACGGAGTATTCGCTTCCTCATTCTATAGGTTCACAGACCGCTCCATCGGCTCCAGCATCACCTCCTTTGCAAGGGAAACGACCAAAGGCATCATCTCCTCCCTGGAGGGGGAGGGGTTCAAGGTCATCTATTCGGACACGGATTCGATCTTCGTCCAAAGCCCGACGCCTGAGCTCGAGGCCTCGGTCCGATTCGGCAAAGATGTTGCGGAGAGATTCAGCAAGGAAGGCGGCCAGCTGGAGTTCGAGAAGATCCTGGAGCCGCTGTTCTCCCACGGCAAGAAGAAGCGGTACGTGGGGAGATTGATCTGGCCGAAGAAGGAGGACGAGCTGCTCATCCGCGGATATGAGACCCGACGCACGGACTCGTTCGATCTGCAGAGCGAGCTCCTGACCGAGGTCTTCGAGCAGGTGCTGAACGAGAACTCCGAGGAGGCGGTCAGGGTGGCCAGGAGCGTTGTGCAGGAGGTCATGGCCGGCAAGGTGCCGATCGAGAAACTGGTCATCTCCCGCTCCGTCAAGGAGTTCTCCACCTACGACAACCCGAAGCGACTGGCACATGTGCAGGCGGCGGAGAAGCTCATGGCCATGGGCTACGAATTCGTCCCGGGCATGAAGGTCTCCTGGATCGTGACGAACTCGCGCAAGACGCCGCAGGAGATCGCGCCCTACGTCTTCGGCCGCAAGTTCGACGCGGTCCCGGACTGGAAGTACTATGCCGAGCGATTGGCTCAGTCCGTAGCTAGGGCAACAGAGAACTTCGGCTGGACGGAGAAGGACCTGATGACCGGGTCGCAGCAGGCCGACCTCTTCAGCCAAAGCTTCCATGACGACGGCGATAGGACGAATACCGAGGAGAACAAGCCAAAGAAGAAGGAAGGCGTGAAGAAGACGGACCAGAAGCTGAACCTGGACCACTTCATGTGA